The following proteins are co-located in the Solanum pennellii chromosome 1, SPENNV200 genome:
- the LOC107004894 gene encoding E3 ubiquitin-protein ligase MBR2-like isoform X1 codes for MQGNRSILDSFPETTDLNQGSVSSNASGDPTAPWNNFLNPVEDRLSNSMLSPARENCRRANGISYTTQNCSARDRGESSSSANFHEIGHGSHLKIGHDWPSSSSNHVLTNPKSEERRFGPSTVLHRESSTSGYAGSHLIGSHPVLPNLASAQSPANGNLSGIYNNGDTRLVMRPSVSPTVYTSSSRWEAERPVSGVSYNAGTSSGSSSYWTRSPDISGSSMGSRGISCKRKVLEGSSGQSCGRSSSSNTQPVNIIAHNFPSQYDASSNLNISPASASVQNTYHLENLYPRNMVGTRGGASGVAETSARNSGSGRNLGTDLGHSSVGSTLVMPRPISESNYLDPRQPISQPMNAGNSGSHSGIMHISGVPSGLSPVPWNISSNSRGGSSSSSNVVSADRYAALQDDANFGSSLRNNGEPLPFVPVPGTGNIVQDTTNWSLATSYGSYSRNTPSSSALSSGPSMQTFPTAWTPDQNLASSSTRSSSEISPWTLLPTVESESGSQRGHFPLLSSAASPVEAAEISLRSSSQGSSSRRNHRSHLISSLMADFPSNDVDGWHGLVSDIEGRHRMVQEIRQVLHAMQRGENRRSEDYMMLDPFVNGVAELHDRHRGMRLDVDNMSYEELLALEERIGNVNTGLSEETILGRMKERKHEPVYGGSSSNTEPCCICREEYTSGDYMGILDCGHEFHSSCIKQWLMLKNVCPICKNTALKK; via the exons ATGCAAGGGAACAGAAGCATACTAGATTCCTTTCCAGAAACTACCGATCTTAATCAGGGATCTGTTTCAAGTAATGCTTCTGGAGATCCGACAGCCCCTTGGAATAACTTTCTAAATCCAGTGGAGGATCGATTATCGAATTCCATGCTTTCTCctgctagagaaaattgtagaCGTGCTAATGGTATTAGTTATACAACACAGAACTGCAGTGCACGGGATAGAGGTGAGTCGAGCTCCAGTGCCAATTTTCATGAGATTGGACATGGTAGTCATTTGAAAATAGGACATGATTGGCCTTCTTCATCAAGTAATCATGTCCTGACTAATCCAAAGTCAGAAGAAAGGCGATTTGGACCATCCACTGTCCTCCATCGTGAGAGTTCAACAAGTGGATATGCTGGAAGTCATCTGATTGGCAGCCATCCAGTTTTACCAAATCTTGCCTCGGCCCAGAGTCCTGCAAATGGCAACTTAAGTGGCATATACAATAATGGTGACACTCGGCTCGTTATGAGACCAAGTGTATCTCCAACTGTCTACACTTCCAGCAGCAGATGGGAAGCGGAGCGTCCTGTTTCTGGTGTCTCTTACAATGCTGGTACTTCTTCAGGTAGTTCTAGTTATTGGACCAGGTCCCCTGATATATCAGGTTCTTCCATGGGTAGTCGGGGTATATCCTGCAAGCGCAAGGTCCTTGAAGGCAGTTCTGGGCAGTCTTGTGGTAGAAGTTCAAGCTCCAATACACAACCTGTAAACATTATAGCACACAATTTTCCAAGTCAATATGATGCTTCCAGCAACTTAAACATATCACCAGCCTCTGCAAGTGTGCAGAATACTTATCACTTGGAAAACCTTTATCCAAGAAATATGGTTGGTACAAGAGGGGGTGCTAGTGGAGTTGCAGAAACCTCTGCCAGAAATTCTGGTAGTGGACGGAATCTTGGGACAGATTTAGGGCATTCTAGTGTTGGCTCTACTCTTGTAATGCCTCGACCTATTTCAGAATCTAATTATTTGGACCCCAGACAACCAATTTCACAGCCAATGAATGCAGGTAACTCAGGAAGCCATTCTGGCATAATGCACATTTCTGGTGTTCCAAGTGGTTTGAGTCCAGTTCCTTGGAATATATCTTCTAATTCACGAGGTGGTAGTTCGTCAAGTTCAAATGTGGTTTCTGCTGATAGATATGCTGCATTACAAGATGATGCTAACTTCGGGAGCTCATTAAGAAATAATGGGGAACCTCTTCCATTTGTTCCTGTTCCTGGGACTGGAAATATTGTACAGGATACCACTAATTGGAGTTTAGCCACTTCATATGGAAGCTATTCCAGAAATACGCCTTCTAGTTCTGCACTCAGCAGTGGGCCAAGTATGCAAACTTTTCCTACTGCATGGACACCTGATCAAAACTTAGCAAGCAGTAGTACTCGTAGTTCTTCTGAAATTTCTCCTTGGACTCTGCTCCCAACTGTTGAGTCCGAGTCTGGAAGTCAGAGAGGTCATTTTCCGCTGCTATCTTCAGCTGCTTCTCCTGTGGAGGCGGCAGAGATATCATTGCGATCTAGTAGCCAGGGATCTAGTAGCCGTCGTAATCATCGAAGCCACCTTATATCATCTTTGATGGCCGATTTCCCAAGTAATGATGTGGATGGATGGCATGGTTTAGTTTCTGATATCGAGGGCCGCCACAGAATGGTACAGGAG ATTCGTCAAGTCCTGCATGCCATGCAGAGGGGCGAGAACAGGCGATCCGAG GATTATATGATGCTTGATCCATTTGTCAACGGCGTCGCGGAGTTGCATGATAGACATAGAGGCATGAGGCTCGACGTTGATAACATGTCGTACGAG GAATTATTGGCATTGGAAGAACGTATAGGAAATGTGAACACCGGATTGAGTGAAGAAACCATTTTGGGACGTATGAAAGAGCGAAAGCATGAGCCAGTCTATGGAGGGTCATCGTCGAATACGGAGCCTTGCTGTATATGTCGG GAGGAATACACAAGTGGAGATTACATGGGCATATTGGATTGTGGACATGAATTCCATAGTAGTTGCATAAAGCAGTGGCTAATGCTGAAGAATGTGTGTCCTATTTGTAAGAACACAGccttgaaaaaatga
- the LOC107004894 gene encoding E3 ubiquitin-protein ligase MBR2-like isoform X2, translating to MQGNRSILDSFPETTDLNQGSVSSNASGDPTAPWNNFLNPVEDRLSNSMLSPARENCRRANGISYTTQNCSARDRGESSSSANFHEIGHGSHLKIGHDWPSSSSNHVLTNPKSEERRFGPSTVLHRESSTSGYAGSHLIGSHPVLPNLASAQSPANGNLSGIYNNGDTRLVMRPSVSPTVYTSSSRWEAERPVSGVSYNAGTSSGSSSYWTRSPDISGSSMGSRGISCKRKVLEGSSGQSCGRSSSSNTQPVNIIAHNFPSQYDASSNLNISPASASVQNTYHLENLYPRNMVGTRGGASGVAETSARNSGSGRNLGTDLGHSSVGSTLVMPRPISESNYLDPRQPISQPMNAGNSGSHSGIMHISGVPSGLSPVPWNISSNSRGGSSSSSNVVSADRYAALQDDANFGSSLRNNGEPLPFVPVPGTGNIVQDTTNWSLATSYGSYSRNTPSSSALSSGPSMQTFPTAWTPDQNLASSSTRSSSEISPWTLLPTVESESGSQRGHFPLLSSAASPVEAAEISLRSSSQGSSSRRNHRSHLISSLMADFPSNDVDGWHGLVSDIEGRHRMIRQVLHAMQRGENRRSEDYMMLDPFVNGVAELHDRHRGMRLDVDNMSYEELLALEERIGNVNTGLSEETILGRMKERKHEPVYGGSSSNTEPCCICREEYTSGDYMGILDCGHEFHSSCIKQWLMLKNVCPICKNTALKK from the exons ATGCAAGGGAACAGAAGCATACTAGATTCCTTTCCAGAAACTACCGATCTTAATCAGGGATCTGTTTCAAGTAATGCTTCTGGAGATCCGACAGCCCCTTGGAATAACTTTCTAAATCCAGTGGAGGATCGATTATCGAATTCCATGCTTTCTCctgctagagaaaattgtagaCGTGCTAATGGTATTAGTTATACAACACAGAACTGCAGTGCACGGGATAGAGGTGAGTCGAGCTCCAGTGCCAATTTTCATGAGATTGGACATGGTAGTCATTTGAAAATAGGACATGATTGGCCTTCTTCATCAAGTAATCATGTCCTGACTAATCCAAAGTCAGAAGAAAGGCGATTTGGACCATCCACTGTCCTCCATCGTGAGAGTTCAACAAGTGGATATGCTGGAAGTCATCTGATTGGCAGCCATCCAGTTTTACCAAATCTTGCCTCGGCCCAGAGTCCTGCAAATGGCAACTTAAGTGGCATATACAATAATGGTGACACTCGGCTCGTTATGAGACCAAGTGTATCTCCAACTGTCTACACTTCCAGCAGCAGATGGGAAGCGGAGCGTCCTGTTTCTGGTGTCTCTTACAATGCTGGTACTTCTTCAGGTAGTTCTAGTTATTGGACCAGGTCCCCTGATATATCAGGTTCTTCCATGGGTAGTCGGGGTATATCCTGCAAGCGCAAGGTCCTTGAAGGCAGTTCTGGGCAGTCTTGTGGTAGAAGTTCAAGCTCCAATACACAACCTGTAAACATTATAGCACACAATTTTCCAAGTCAATATGATGCTTCCAGCAACTTAAACATATCACCAGCCTCTGCAAGTGTGCAGAATACTTATCACTTGGAAAACCTTTATCCAAGAAATATGGTTGGTACAAGAGGGGGTGCTAGTGGAGTTGCAGAAACCTCTGCCAGAAATTCTGGTAGTGGACGGAATCTTGGGACAGATTTAGGGCATTCTAGTGTTGGCTCTACTCTTGTAATGCCTCGACCTATTTCAGAATCTAATTATTTGGACCCCAGACAACCAATTTCACAGCCAATGAATGCAGGTAACTCAGGAAGCCATTCTGGCATAATGCACATTTCTGGTGTTCCAAGTGGTTTGAGTCCAGTTCCTTGGAATATATCTTCTAATTCACGAGGTGGTAGTTCGTCAAGTTCAAATGTGGTTTCTGCTGATAGATATGCTGCATTACAAGATGATGCTAACTTCGGGAGCTCATTAAGAAATAATGGGGAACCTCTTCCATTTGTTCCTGTTCCTGGGACTGGAAATATTGTACAGGATACCACTAATTGGAGTTTAGCCACTTCATATGGAAGCTATTCCAGAAATACGCCTTCTAGTTCTGCACTCAGCAGTGGGCCAAGTATGCAAACTTTTCCTACTGCATGGACACCTGATCAAAACTTAGCAAGCAGTAGTACTCGTAGTTCTTCTGAAATTTCTCCTTGGACTCTGCTCCCAACTGTTGAGTCCGAGTCTGGAAGTCAGAGAGGTCATTTTCCGCTGCTATCTTCAGCTGCTTCTCCTGTGGAGGCGGCAGAGATATCATTGCGATCTAGTAGCCAGGGATCTAGTAGCCGTCGTAATCATCGAAGCCACCTTATATCATCTTTGATGGCCGATTTCCCAAGTAATGATGTGGATGGATGGCATGGTTTAGTTTCTGATATCGAGGGCCGCCACAGAATG ATTCGTCAAGTCCTGCATGCCATGCAGAGGGGCGAGAACAGGCGATCCGAG GATTATATGATGCTTGATCCATTTGTCAACGGCGTCGCGGAGTTGCATGATAGACATAGAGGCATGAGGCTCGACGTTGATAACATGTCGTACGAG GAATTATTGGCATTGGAAGAACGTATAGGAAATGTGAACACCGGATTGAGTGAAGAAACCATTTTGGGACGTATGAAAGAGCGAAAGCATGAGCCAGTCTATGGAGGGTCATCGTCGAATACGGAGCCTTGCTGTATATGTCGG GAGGAATACACAAGTGGAGATTACATGGGCATATTGGATTGTGGACATGAATTCCATAGTAGTTGCATAAAGCAGTGGCTAATGCTGAAGAATGTGTGTCCTATTTGTAAGAACACAGccttgaaaaaatga
- the LOC107004894 gene encoding E3 ubiquitin-protein ligase MBR1-like isoform X3, with amino-acid sequence MQGNRSILDSFPETTDLNQGSVSSNASGDPTAPWNNFLNPVEDRLSNSMLSPARENCRRANGISYTTQNCSARDRGESSSSANFHEIGHGSHLKIGHDWPSSSSNHVLTNPKSEERRFGPSTVLHRESSTSGYAGSHLIGSHPVLPNLASAQSPANGNLSGIYNNGDTRLVMRPSVSPTVYTSSSRWEAERPVSGVSYNAGTSSGSSSYWTRSPDISGSSMGSRGISCKRKVLEGSSGQSCGRSSSSNTQPVNIIAHNFPSQYDASSNLNISPASASVQNTYHLENLYPRNMVGTRGGASGVAETSARNSGSGRNLGTDLGHSSVGSTLVMPRPISESNYLDPRQPISQPMNAGNSGSHSGIMHISGVPSGLSPVPWNISSNSRGGSSSSSNVVSADRYAALQDDANFGSSLRNNGEPLPFVPVPGTGNIVQDTTNWSLATSYGSYSRNTPSSSALSSGPSMQTFPTAWTPDQNLASSSTRSSSEISPWTLLPTVESESGSQRGHFPLLSSAASPVEAAEISLRSSSQGSSSRRNHRSHLISSLMADFPSNDVDGWHGLVSDIEGRHRMIRQVLHAMQRGENRRSEVLF; translated from the exons ATGCAAGGGAACAGAAGCATACTAGATTCCTTTCCAGAAACTACCGATCTTAATCAGGGATCTGTTTCAAGTAATGCTTCTGGAGATCCGACAGCCCCTTGGAATAACTTTCTAAATCCAGTGGAGGATCGATTATCGAATTCCATGCTTTCTCctgctagagaaaattgtagaCGTGCTAATGGTATTAGTTATACAACACAGAACTGCAGTGCACGGGATAGAGGTGAGTCGAGCTCCAGTGCCAATTTTCATGAGATTGGACATGGTAGTCATTTGAAAATAGGACATGATTGGCCTTCTTCATCAAGTAATCATGTCCTGACTAATCCAAAGTCAGAAGAAAGGCGATTTGGACCATCCACTGTCCTCCATCGTGAGAGTTCAACAAGTGGATATGCTGGAAGTCATCTGATTGGCAGCCATCCAGTTTTACCAAATCTTGCCTCGGCCCAGAGTCCTGCAAATGGCAACTTAAGTGGCATATACAATAATGGTGACACTCGGCTCGTTATGAGACCAAGTGTATCTCCAACTGTCTACACTTCCAGCAGCAGATGGGAAGCGGAGCGTCCTGTTTCTGGTGTCTCTTACAATGCTGGTACTTCTTCAGGTAGTTCTAGTTATTGGACCAGGTCCCCTGATATATCAGGTTCTTCCATGGGTAGTCGGGGTATATCCTGCAAGCGCAAGGTCCTTGAAGGCAGTTCTGGGCAGTCTTGTGGTAGAAGTTCAAGCTCCAATACACAACCTGTAAACATTATAGCACACAATTTTCCAAGTCAATATGATGCTTCCAGCAACTTAAACATATCACCAGCCTCTGCAAGTGTGCAGAATACTTATCACTTGGAAAACCTTTATCCAAGAAATATGGTTGGTACAAGAGGGGGTGCTAGTGGAGTTGCAGAAACCTCTGCCAGAAATTCTGGTAGTGGACGGAATCTTGGGACAGATTTAGGGCATTCTAGTGTTGGCTCTACTCTTGTAATGCCTCGACCTATTTCAGAATCTAATTATTTGGACCCCAGACAACCAATTTCACAGCCAATGAATGCAGGTAACTCAGGAAGCCATTCTGGCATAATGCACATTTCTGGTGTTCCAAGTGGTTTGAGTCCAGTTCCTTGGAATATATCTTCTAATTCACGAGGTGGTAGTTCGTCAAGTTCAAATGTGGTTTCTGCTGATAGATATGCTGCATTACAAGATGATGCTAACTTCGGGAGCTCATTAAGAAATAATGGGGAACCTCTTCCATTTGTTCCTGTTCCTGGGACTGGAAATATTGTACAGGATACCACTAATTGGAGTTTAGCCACTTCATATGGAAGCTATTCCAGAAATACGCCTTCTAGTTCTGCACTCAGCAGTGGGCCAAGTATGCAAACTTTTCCTACTGCATGGACACCTGATCAAAACTTAGCAAGCAGTAGTACTCGTAGTTCTTCTGAAATTTCTCCTTGGACTCTGCTCCCAACTGTTGAGTCCGAGTCTGGAAGTCAGAGAGGTCATTTTCCGCTGCTATCTTCAGCTGCTTCTCCTGTGGAGGCGGCAGAGATATCATTGCGATCTAGTAGCCAGGGATCTAGTAGCCGTCGTAATCATCGAAGCCACCTTATATCATCTTTGATGGCCGATTTCCCAAGTAATGATGTGGATGGATGGCATGGTTTAGTTTCTGATATCGAGGGCCGCCACAGAATG ATTCGTCAAGTCCTGCATGCCATGCAGAGGGGCGAGAACAGGCGATCCGAGGTTTTGTTTTGA